One genomic region from Nymphaea colorata isolate Beijing-Zhang1983 chromosome 10, ASM883128v2, whole genome shotgun sequence encodes:
- the LOC116262959 gene encoding DNA repair protein RAD4 isoform X2, giving the protein MRTRSKANTPQEQPSGDEENVGGGNDSQGGRNLKPSKTEGYPGVKPKEAVAKLSAQGGKVSAKKRGKRGDGECLNVLGKKQKSVNKVDGSVDGWSAASSKRVSEDFAKMDEETEENKREDGEGAAACDSKSIRHEQLIKNGLSSASHGGGSDSDELDWEEGSVSYSGSRRTEVTDHLRKNVTVEFSTPSSSKKQPRRASAKEKELAELVHKVHLLCLLARGRLVDAACDDPLIQASLFSLLPPHLLNFSEKQKLTANKLVPLVEWLRNNFHVDNQKTIERPFKLSLSSVIETHVGNSEEIAALSVALFRALGLTTRFVSILDAAPLKPDIEDTEDQELEKVGQDKLRSSSRKAVTNLGQLFTGVPPCASTSTKDLRSSVLGTYQRRKQQKNPNNGNDSIRQLKESSNASQLNTHFKDDIMKPQICDTHGISVATDSHASGSKRKGDLEFEMQIKMAVSATAAAVEQNDPHICSENLLSDLAHVSPDTKAKCQEYLNNKEGSSAFWTRKIGAPLYWAEVYCEGEMLTGKWVHVDAANAIIDGENKVEASVAACKKILRYVVAFAGFGAKDVTRRYCMKWYTIASKRIDARWWNAVMAPLKELESGETDGITRLEALKNGVSTRSSLEDMELETRALTEPLPTNQQAYRNHHLYAIERWLTKYQVLYPNGPLLGYCSGHPVYPRSCVQTVCSKQRWLQEGLQVKENELPAKYGSFRW; this is encoded by the exons ATGCGAACGAGAAGCAAAGCAAACACCCCGCAGGAACAACCTTCCG GTGATGAAGAGAACGTTGGTGGGGGAAATGATTCTCAAGGAGGGAGAAACCTGAAACCATCAAAGACAGAAG GCTATCCGGGTGTTAAACCGAAGGAGGCAGTTGCAAAATTGTCGGCTCAAGGTGGTAAAGTATCGGCGAAGAAGAGAGGGAAGCGTGGTGATGGTGAATGCCTCAATGTG TTGGGGAAGAAGCAAAAGTCCGTTAACAAGGTCGACGGTTCTGTTGATGGCTGGTCTGCTGCATCTTCCAAGAGGGTTTCCGAAGATTTTGCTAAGATGGACGAAGAAACAGAGGAAAACAAGCGAGAAGATGGAGAGGGAGCTGCTGCATGCGATTCTAAAAGTATACGTCATGAACAGCTCATAAAGAATGGGCTTAGTAGTGCTTCTCATGGAGGAGGTTCGGATTCTGATGAGCTGGATTGGGAAGAAGGCAGTGTTTCCTATTCAGGTTCAAGACGCACTGAAGTCACTGATCATTTAAGGAAGAATGTCACGGTTGAATTCTCAACGCCATCGTCTTCTAAAAAACAGCCACGAAGGGCCTCAGCAAAAGAGAAG GAATTAGCTGAGCTTGTCCACAAGGTTCATTTGCTTTGCTTGCTTGCACGAGGAAGGTTAGTTGATGCTGCTTGCGATGATCCTCTGATTCAG GCTTCCTTGTTCTCTCTTTTGCCCCCACACCTACTGAACTTTTCAGAAAAGCAGAAGCTGACAGCCAATAAGTTGGTTCCTCTTGTTGAATGG TTGAGAAACAACTTCCATGTGGACAACCAGAAAACAATTGAGAGACCCTTTAAGTTAAGCTTATCTTCTGTCATTGAAACTCATGTAGGGAATTCCGAAGAG ATTGCTGCATTATCTGTGGCACTGTTCAGGGCCCTTGGTTTGACTACTCG GTTCGTCTCGATATTGGATGCTGCACCTCTCAAACCAGATATCGAGGATACTGAAGATCAGGAACTGGAAAAAGTTGGTCAGGATAAACTCCGCAGCTCATCTAGAAAGGCGGTGACCAACTTGGGTCAACTCTTCACAGGGGTTCCTCCTTGTGCCTCCACAAGCACGAAAGATCTTAGAAGCAGCGTTTTAGGAACTTATCagagaagaaaacaacaaaaaaatcctAATAATGGAAATGACAGTATTCGGCAACTCAAGGAATCATCAAATGCCAGTCAGTTAAATACACATTTTAAAGATGATATCATGAAACCACAAATTTGTGACACACATGGCATATCTGTAGCCACCGATTCACATGCTAGTGGGTCGAAAAGGAAAGGTGACTTGGAATTtgaaatgcaaataaaaatggCTGTTTCTGCCACAGCAGCTGCAGTTGAGCAGAATGATCCACACATATGTTCTGAGAATCTTCTCAGTGACTTGGCACATGTCTCCCCTGATACAAAAGCTAAATGTCAAGAATATCTTAATAACAAGGAAGGTTCCTCTGCTTTCTGGACAAGAAAAATAGGTGCTCCTTTGTATTGGGCTGAAGTTTACTGTGAGGGTGAGATGTTGACAGGAAAATGGGTGCATGTAGATGCTGCAAATGCCATCATTGATGGGGAAAACAAAGTTGAAGCTTCTGTTGCTGCATGCAAAAAGATCCTGAGATATGTAGTTGCTTTTGCTGGATTTGGTGCAAAGGATGTTACCCGGAG GTATTGTATGAAGTGGTATACCATTGCTTCTAAGCGCATTGATGCGAGGTGGTGGAATGCAGTAATGGCACCCTTGAAGGAACTAGAGTCTGGAGAAACTGATGGAATTACAAGACTTGAGGCACTTAAG AATGGTGTTTCTACCAGGAGCTCCCTTGAAGATATGGAACTTGAAACGAGGGCTTTAACAGAGCCTCTTCCAACTAACCAGCAG GCTTACAGAAATCATCATCTCTACGCAATTGAAAGATGGTTGACAAAGTATCAGGTTCTTTATCCCAATGGTCCTTTGCTTGGTTACTGTTCTGGTCATCCTGTGTATCCCCGAAGTTGTGTGCAAACAGTATGCTCAAAACAGAGATGGCTGCAAGAAGGGCTGCAAGTCAAGGAAAATGAACTTCCAGCAAAA TATGGATCTTTCAGGTGGTGA